The window CGCTGAAGCGCTGGAGGCCGGTAAGCCGGTCATCATTACCACGCTACAGACGTTCCCATACGTTATCGAACACGCCAAGTCTCTGCCCGAGCGCGATTACGCGGTCGTCGTTGACGAGGCCCACAGTAGCCAAAGCGGCGAGATGTCCGCAGAGATGAAAGGTATCCTCTCCGGTATCGATGAAGACGAGATTGAGGATTCGGAGGACGCTATCGCCGAGAATGCGAAGGCTCGAAGCAAGCAGGAGAATCTCAGCTTCTTCGCGTTCACTGCGACGCCGAAGGCAAAGACCCTGCAGGCGTTCGGCGAGCCGGACGGTGACGGCGGTCACGAGCCGTTCCACCTATATTCGATGCAGCAGGCGATTGACGAGGGATTCATTCTCAATGTTCTCCAGAACTACACGACCTACGAGACGTTCTGCAACGTTGCGAAGGTAGTTGACGAGGACCCGGAAGTGCCTGAGCAGAAAGCCGTGAAGGCTATCTCCCGATTCCTCAAACTTCACCCGCACAACGTAGCGCAGAAAGTCGAAATCATCGTGGAACACTTCCGGACGCACACGCAGCACAAAATCGGCGGCAAAGCGAAGGCGATGATCGTCACGTCGTCCCGTGCTCATGCAGTTCGCTACAAGAAGGCTATTGACGAGTACATCGAGGAGAACGGATACGACCTGAAATCGTTGGTCGCCTTCTCCGGTACGGTAGAGGACGATGGGGAAAGCTATACCGAAGAGGGAATGAACAACGGTATCAAAGAGTCTGAGCTCCCGAATGTCTTTGACACTCCGGAGTATCAGGTTCTCGTTGTCGCCGACAAGTACCAAACTGGATTTGACCAGCCGCTCCTGCACACGATGTACGTTGACAAGAAGCTCTCCGGGATTCAGGCTGTCCAGACTTTGTCTCGTCTTAACCGGACTCATCCGGGGAAAGAGGACACCTTTGTCTTGGACTTCGAGAACGAACAGGAGGAGATTCAGGAAGCTTTCAACCCATTCTATGGAAAGACGACTACCTCCGAGAGGGCGGATCCGCAACATCTTCAGCAGTTGGCTTCTGATTTAGACAGTTTCCGTATTTATGACCAGAACGAGGTTGACCGCTTTGCAGAGGTGTTTTTCGACCCGACGAACACGGGGACGGAAGGAGCTCATGCGAAACTAAGCAGCCTCGTACAGCCCCCTCGGGACGAATTTGTGGCGAAAGACGAAGAGACCCAAGAAGAGTTCCGGTCTACCCTTCGCTCGTTTCTTCGCCTGTACAAGTTCCAGTCTCAAATCGTCAGCTATGCCGACACACATCTAGAGAAGCTCTACACTTTCGGGCGCTTCCTCTATAAGGAGTTGCCTAAAAGTTCCGCTGACCCGTCCGTAGAGTTCGACGATGAGCTCGCTCTCCAGTACTATCGGTTAGAGAAGTCGGAAGAGGGATCCATCGGACTAACCGCCAACGACGGAGAGGTCGAGGGACCAACTGAAACCGGAACAGGAGGTTCGAACGAAGACGAGGAAGTCGAACTCTCCACTATCGTCGAGAAGATTAACGAGAAGTTGGGTACGGACTTTACTGAAGCCGATCAACTGTTCCTGGAACAATTGAAAGAAGATGCGCTGGAAGATGATCATCTTCGACGGTCTGCGCAGGCAAATAGTCGGGAAAACTTCGCCCTAGAGTTCGACGACGCGCTCACTAGCATGTTCATCGATCGTATGGACCAGAACCAAGAGTTATTCGCTGAGTTCATGGACAACGAAGAGGTCCAAGAAGCCATCACCAAGCACCTTCGACAGCAGGTGTATCAGGAAAGCCAGACCGCCAACAGCTGATCCCAAAGTAGTATATCCAGAGTCTTAGAAAAGGGGGCTATCGGACGCACTCAGGTATTCAGCACTCAAGCTGGAGGGCGCGCGACGGTCTCCTCAGTCTCCTCCTCAAACCGGTCGTTAACACGCTTGGGGAAGAGCATCCTGAAAATGTAGTTCTTGTAGTCCAAGACGTCGATACTACCGCGTAGAAGTTCGGCGACTTCCCACAAATAGTTTCTGAGAGTTGGAAGCTTGAGTACATCGTCAGAATCCTCCGCCCCAGGGAGCGTCTGTTGACCGTCAGTCATCTGGTACGCACGTATCACTTCGGTGGTTTAGTCCCTTTTGAATCGCCGTCTATTGTTCTCGCTGTATCATTGTGTAGGACTTGTTCATATCTTCCTAAGAGGGACGGAGGGCTTCTAACGAGATTAGGCACGTTTATACGCATATGCAAAAACAAGGAAAATATGTCGTCGCATATTAGTTCTTATGGCGCTATTGCAGGTATAATAGGGACTGCTATTATTCTTTATAAATTCATAGTTAGACGGCCAGGATTACGGATTCATGCTGAGGCCGAAGGGTTTGGCAACAATGGGGGTAAGGTTACTGGAACAATACCTCTCACACTAGAGAACAAGGGGTGGGGTAATGCAGAGGATGTCCGGATTACACTAGAAACGCCTACTTGGAATTTCGTAAATACTGGAAGTGATGAATTAGAATTCAGTAACCGGGTATTAGATATAGAATATAATGAAATTGGATATATTGGTGCTGAGGGGAAACTGTATGAAATCGTCTTGAACAGTCCTGTACATGCAGCTTCAAGTTATAAACTAGCATCCGCACAAATTAATATCGAGGAGTTTAGAGATTATAAAATAGACTACGAAATAACTTCGAATTCTCATGGGCCTCGAAATGGAACTATTATTCTTGAATCAGGTTATGATTCAATCGAAGCAGCTCACCATCACCCTCGGTGGCGTGACGTGTTTATTTCTCGACTAAGAGAACAGTTTCGAAAACTCCTACATCATCTCCCATTAGATTTAGAAATTTCCAAAATGTGGGTGAAGTCTTCCACTCGATACGATTTTCGACATTCATTCTTTTCTTTCATCTCTTTCCCATTTGCTCTCGTAGTAAGTAAAAGATGAAGGAACAAAGATACTCCGCTGAGGCTAAAGGTGTAATTAAGACTGTAAATTCACATAATTCTGTAAATGAAGTTCTTGGAACTATTAATTTCAAAGCGTATGGAATGGAGCCGGGAGACTGGTGGATTGCCAGTATGACGCAACCTCGGAACTTCGCCTATCAAACTCTTGCCACTGATGGACGGTATTCTTGTTTAAAACAAATCCCTCTTGTTTTTGATCCCCGAGAGATTCCACTCCCCCGACTATTACCAAATGATGTCGAGATAGATTGGACAGTTGAATATACGACTCCGGAACTAGGTGACCAACGTGGATTAGAAGTAATCAATAGCGATATATCATTTACAGCATCTGAATATATAAATAGGGTTAAAGTTACGGCAGATATTGAGAACAAAAACTCGTCAAGTAAGTCATTCTTTGTGATTGCTCGTATATATAATAAATCAGGTGTCCTTATTGCAACTCCAACTACAAGAGAGAAATTCGAGCCTAACTCCACCAATAGGGTCCAACTCAATTGTTCAGTTTCGGTCTTTATCGGAGAACCAGATATTCATGATGTTGTTCTTCAAAGAACACAGTCCTAATGAAGTTCTCAGATACGGGCAGAACAGTCACATCACATTGACTCCATAACGAGAGTTAGTTGGTCTCTCGGTGGTAGGTCGTAACAACTTCGACAGAACAGACGCTAACCAATGACGCTAAATGGAGAACAGCCCCATTGGTTAGTGTAGTGCAATTTCAGCGGCGGATCTACAACAGTTTCTGACTCGGCCTTAGCGGACTAATACCTTCAGCAATCATCAGACTTGTTTTCCAGTTTACTCACGTCAAGGTCGCCTGCGAGAAACTGCCGACCTTTGTTTGAGAGTTTGTAGAGACCTTTGTCGATTTGTTGGAGTAACCCGGCTTCGGCGAGTGCCCGGCAACGTTTACTTGTGTATTGGCGGTCGTAGTCGATATTGACGGCGATTACTTTTGGAGTTAGTAGAATGTCGTGGTGGTCGTAGAACTCTAGAATCTCATAATCGATAGGCGACATCCACGGAACGCGTTCGACCATCTGGCTATACGGCCGTTTTCGGGTGTAAAAAGAAAGCTGATAGACACACACTTTAACTACGTTCGTATAACCTTCTACACTACGTACATCGTTAAGATTTATTATGGCGCGTTAAGAAGACGGAAGTAACGACTGCTCGGCGGGTATTTGGTCCAAGAAAAACGGACCCGTGTGACGGCACGGACCCGTCGTGCGGTCGTTAGGAGAAACGAACCGCATGCACGCATTCACCCAGACGGGACTTGAATGTCCCGCACGAAGAGCGGATAGTCTATCAACCACATGTACGACGGAGGGTGTCGGGGCATGAGCGCGGACACCCACGCGTCGCTCACGGATCTCCGAGCGTTCAAGCGCGACGCCTTGTTTGCGGTGCGGGCGCTGGAACGCGACAACCCGCCGAAGGGCCTCAGGATTAAACAGCGTCTCGACGTCGAGCACGGCGAAGAGATCAACCACTCGCGGCTCTACCAGAATCTCGACGCACTCGCTACAGACGGCTTCATCGAGAAGCGCGAGCGCGACGGCCGCACCAACGAGTACGCGACAACCGAGCAAGCACGCACCGTGCTGGAAGCGTTCGCGCGACGTCGCGCAGAGCAAACCGGCGTCGAACCCGACACCGATCGGGAGGCGAGTCATGACGCAAGCGACCGAAGGGTTCGGTCCGGACCTCTCGGAAGCGATTCTGGAGACGTTCGAGGTGTGCGAGGAGTGTGGGACGCCGACGAGTCAACTCTCTATCCATCGGTGTCCAGACGCGGACTCCGTAGACGAGCCGACGCGCGACGACCTCGACGCCCGTATCGACAACAACTCATACCCCGCGCAGGAGACAGTCCTCGTCAGTCGGACGGCGGGGCAGCAGTCGTACGCCTACCACGAGACCGACCACGACGACACCGCGCTCTGCCCGGTGAGCCACGACGGCCTCAAGCAACTCTCCCGCACCGAGGCACAAGCACAGCGGTACGCGCCCTGCCAGTTCTGCCACTGGATCCGCTCTGCGAACACGTCCGCACAGGAGGTGGCCGAGCAATGAGTACGAGTCGAAGGCTGGAAGATGGCGAGTGCCCGGAATCCAACACGGAGATTACCGCGAGCACCGCCGATAGCCCGACGGAGCATACAGTCAGGCCATGCGGCTGTACCTTCCCCACAAGCGCCGCTGTTAGCACGACGAACAGACAGGGAGGTGATGGCCGATGACCTACCGCGAAGTCCCGGCATGGCTTGCGACCGACACCGACCCAACCATCCTGCTCAACGGCACGGCGATGACTCCCGAGTCCGTCGCCGCCTTCAGCGGGATATGGACCGCCGCGACGGTCGAAGTCCGACTAGCGTGGACCGACCGCCTCTTCGTCCACGCCAGCGCCGCAATCGCTGACGCCAACAACCGCCTCGCGCTCGAACTTGACCAGTCGGCAGTCCCGGTCACGAACGACGCCGACGCCTCTGAGGCTAACACCCCCGTCACCGAGCCAGTGTTCACTCCTGAGAGCGACCGCCGCGAGTTTGAGGTCCGGCTGGTCGCCGACGATTCAGCGGACGACGACCACCGCGACTCCGACAGACCCGAACGCTGACCGCCACGCACAGTTCGCCGAAGACTGACCGTCACCCTCGAAGCACCGTAACCCAGTGCGTCCCAGTCCGGAACACCACTCCTCCGGTCCCGGACGCCGCCGCGACGGTCAGCCGCTCCGCAATACTCACCACCGTCCCACGCCCCACTGACCAACTACTCCAGAGCAATCACGATAGCATGACATCGGATACCAACGTTCCCGAGACCGAGACCACCGACGAATCGACTCCGGACAATTCGGCCTGCAACTGTCCCGCCCGCGAGGAACTAGCCGCCTTCCGGCAGGAACTCACTGCACTCCACGAGGAGAACCAGCAACTCCGCGAACGAATCGCCGACCTCGAAGCCGAGTCCGACGACCTCCGAGACCAACTCGAAGTCGAGCGCGAAGCCCGCCGCAAGTCCGAGCAGCGCCT is drawn from Halorussus pelagicus and contains these coding sequences:
- a CDS encoding type I restriction endonuclease subunit R, with amino-acid sequence MNKPYDEEKFEDEIAAALLERGYTRVPSTDFDADRGIFPDKVVSFVRDTQPEAWEKLENAYKGNARERFLQELTSALERQGTLELLRHGLRTTGTKIDLATFQPNTGINPELQEKYEANILGVTQQLHHSATNPNLSVDLALSVNGIPVATAELKNTLTNQSTRDGREQYRQDRDSSEPILRFKRGALVHFAIDQNEVHYTTELDGEDTQFLPFNKGHEKGGGNPPREGDHRTAYLWKEVWSKDSWMDILQRFIHIDTEEIKKDGITVEEEETIIFPRYHQLECVRQLVDSAREQGPGEDYLIQHSTGSGKSKSIAWLVHRLVSLHDENDDAVFDGVVVVTDRTVLDEQLRNTIYELDHKTGVVHPIKGEGGSKSEELAEALEAGKPVIITTLQTFPYVIEHAKSLPERDYAVVVDEAHSSQSGEMSAEMKGILSGIDEDEIEDSEDAIAENAKARSKQENLSFFAFTATPKAKTLQAFGEPDGDGGHEPFHLYSMQQAIDEGFILNVLQNYTTYETFCNVAKVVDEDPEVPEQKAVKAISRFLKLHPHNVAQKVEIIVEHFRTHTQHKIGGKAKAMIVTSSRAHAVRYKKAIDEYIEENGYDLKSLVAFSGTVEDDGESYTEEGMNNGIKESELPNVFDTPEYQVLVVADKYQTGFDQPLLHTMYVDKKLSGIQAVQTLSRLNRTHPGKEDTFVLDFENEQEEIQEAFNPFYGKTTTSERADPQHLQQLASDLDSFRIYDQNEVDRFAEVFFDPTNTGTEGAHAKLSSLVQPPRDEFVAKDEETQEEFRSTLRSFLRLYKFQSQIVSYADTHLEKLYTFGRFLYKELPKSSADPSVEFDDELALQYYRLEKSEEGSIGLTANDGEVEGPTETGTGGSNEDEEVELSTIVEKINEKLGTDFTEADQLFLEQLKEDALEDDHLRRSAQANSRENFALEFDDALTSMFIDRMDQNQELFAEFMDNEEVQEAITKHLRQQVYQESQTANS
- a CDS encoding type I restriction-modification system subunit M N-terminal domain-containing protein — protein: MTDGQQTLPGAEDSDDVLKLPTLRNYLWEVAELLRGSIDVLDYKNYIFRMLFPKRVNDRFEEETEETVARPPA
- a CDS encoding MarR family transcriptional regulator — translated: MVERVPWMSPIDYEILEFYDHHDILLTPKVIAVNIDYDRQYTSKRCRALAEAGLLQQIDKGLYKLSNKGRQFLAGDLDVSKLENKSDDC